In Marinifilum sp. JC120, a single window of DNA contains:
- a CDS encoding iron ABC transporter permease, whose protein sequence is MTQEITHKPAGGTPPTPRRNNIRIKSPAWFALAGALALVAAAPLLVILSFLLSPSQEIWSHLAENVLGTLAINTVLLLLCIIPLTAISGVGLGWLTGACEFPGRKFFSWALVLPFAIPPYVFAFVYLGIFDFTGPVQSLIRSIFPSMGFIDIRNFGGVSLILSLAFYPYVYLMSRSAFMTQGRTAIEAARTLGLSPARAFFRVALPMARPFIAAGLVLVCMESLADFGAVSIFNYDTFTNAIYKAWFGMFSLESAAQLSSILAIIVLTALVAEQKMRSRMRYTEAGRSNITERLKLSGSWKWLAFSSCSLVFFLAFVLPCIKLMQWGFEAIETDLARYIEYGLNTLLLGLAGAVITTAAALALSFAKRNDPGPMMNWSTRIATLGYALPGTVLAVGIFIPAAWLDSTLATLFKPTGIDTSNMIQGSLGLMIAAYGIRFLAAGFGAVDSAIQRITPSIGEAARTLGATGISMLRRIYIPMLRKGLLTGAILVLVDVMKEMPITLMMRPFGWDTLAVKIYEYTSEGEWELAAVPAIILILVGLLPVMLLTRQMDK, encoded by the coding sequence ATGACTCAAGAGATTACTCACAAACCCGCCGGGGGAACACCTCCAACACCCCGGCGGAATAACATTCGCATCAAGTCTCCGGCATGGTTCGCCCTTGCCGGAGCACTTGCGCTTGTTGCCGCTGCTCCGTTGCTGGTCATTCTCAGTTTCCTGCTTTCACCCAGTCAGGAAATATGGTCACATTTAGCTGAAAATGTGCTGGGTACTTTAGCCATAAACACTGTCCTGTTGCTTCTCTGCATCATTCCTCTGACCGCCATCAGTGGAGTAGGACTGGGCTGGTTGACCGGGGCCTGTGAATTTCCCGGCCGAAAATTTTTCTCATGGGCTTTGGTCCTGCCTTTTGCCATACCGCCGTATGTTTTTGCCTTTGTTTATCTTGGAATTTTCGATTTCACCGGACCTGTTCAATCATTGATCAGGTCTATTTTTCCATCCATGGGATTCATCGACATCCGCAACTTCGGTGGGGTTTCGCTAATACTTTCCCTTGCCTTCTACCCCTACGTCTATCTCATGAGCCGCAGCGCGTTCATGACTCAAGGGCGCACAGCCATTGAAGCGGCAAGGACACTAGGACTTTCTCCGGCGAGAGCATTCTTTAGAGTCGCCCTGCCCATGGCCCGCCCATTTATCGCCGCCGGACTGGTGCTGGTCTGTATGGAGAGCCTTGCGGATTTCGGCGCGGTTTCCATTTTCAACTACGACACCTTTACCAACGCCATCTATAAAGCATGGTTCGGCATGTTTTCCCTTGAAAGCGCGGCCCAGCTATCCTCAATACTTGCAATCATCGTCCTCACTGCTCTGGTGGCCGAACAAAAAATGCGTTCAAGAATGCGCTACACTGAAGCCGGACGCAGCAATATAACCGAACGGCTCAAGCTATCCGGATCGTGGAAATGGCTGGCCTTTTCAAGTTGCTCACTGGTGTTCTTTCTTGCTTTTGTCCTGCCGTGCATCAAACTTATGCAATGGGGGTTCGAAGCCATAGAAACCGATCTGGCAAGATACATTGAATACGGTTTAAACACTCTGCTACTGGGACTTGCCGGAGCCGTGATTACAACTGCTGCCGCGCTAGCCCTTTCATTTGCCAAAAGAAACGATCCCGGCCCGATGATGAACTGGTCTACCCGTATCGCCACACTCGGATATGCTCTGCCCGGAACCGTACTTGCGGTGGGCATCTTTATCCCTGCGGCTTGGCTGGACAGCACCCTAGCCACTCTGTTCAAACCCACTGGAATCGACACAAGCAACATGATTCAAGGTTCGCTAGGCCTGATGATTGCGGCATATGGAATTCGTTTTCTTGCTGCCGGATTCGGGGCAGTAGACAGTGCCATCCAACGCATAACTCCATCAATCGGCGAAGCCGCCCGTACCCTGGGGGCAACCGGGATAAGCATGCTGCGCAGGATCTACATCCCCATGCTCAGGAAGGGCTTGCTCACCGGGGCTATCCTTGTGCTGGTGGATGTAATGAAGGAAATGCCTATCACCCTGATGATGCGTCCCTTCGGCTGGGATACTTTAGCGGTGAAAATCTATGAATACACTTCCGAAGGGGAATGGGAACTTGCGGCAGTTCCGGCCATTATTCTAATTCTTGTCGGCCTGCTTCCGGTAATGCTGCTGACCAGACAAATGGATAAATAG
- a CDS encoding HAMP domain-containing protein, with protein MKIRFKLLLLLLTVSILPLVLVQAGVLDSLRSLSDDIGGEVRRELVSKSSVELKRLVEDHARVLSKQRRIVELNLQQISAELSAWIEDGNEFSLPEVFLGSDSGQGDVERLEKKYEQRDQTMMHGSYVLDFDSVRYSAGGVSDQSAMLPYGTSIAVLPLLKAVELKNSELTLWIRAVFSSGESLVYPATTGMRMNMHKTVPVINESPVPTWSLPQKDILTGRTILTASLGIFVDKKAVGSISIDVPLDTLLHGYNHLDVFSHNIDSLLVRLEPNGNGTSGVEVVAKEVTASSRKSMMHMWEPPSTQMLLSSTDATLFSRFRNFLENGKSGVLSMPYNGRDSLWAFSAPDKRGVSLVLILPHDDVVAPADKAKSYVQLAINDQFLRTVIVLIAVLLLVSILAFMLSRRFTENILILARGVKRIASGDFSARVEVAGEDEVGELARDFNSMAPALREHIEIKSALDVAMEVQTNLLPQYPPHMKGYDIYGESRYCDELGGDYFDYIRPDRDGENIRFAIGDVSGHGVPAAMLMGSVRGYLRARTLSGGQLGEIITDVNRLVAQDTYKTGQFMTMLMVELDPAKSELRWVRAGHEPALIFDPSKNDFTRLEGEGIVLGAFDDVEYSDNCCADLEERQILVLGTDGIWEASNKDGEFFGKERLWDLINLKKNSSAQSIVSGIFAAVQDFTGRSKQEDDLTVVVIKKENNTPEEL; from the coding sequence ATGAAGATACGTTTTAAACTGCTCCTACTTTTGCTCACGGTATCCATACTTCCCCTAGTTCTTGTTCAGGCCGGGGTGCTTGATTCCTTGCGTTCACTTTCCGATGACATTGGAGGGGAGGTTCGCAGGGAACTGGTCAGTAAAAGCAGTGTAGAGCTCAAAAGGCTCGTGGAAGACCATGCCCGTGTTTTGTCCAAGCAACGCAGGATCGTAGAACTTAATTTGCAGCAGATTTCAGCCGAGCTTTCCGCATGGATTGAAGACGGCAATGAGTTCAGTCTTCCTGAAGTGTTTTTGGGCAGCGATTCCGGGCAGGGAGATGTTGAGCGGTTGGAAAAAAAGTATGAACAGCGCGACCAAACCATGATGCATGGATCATATGTCTTGGATTTTGATTCGGTTCGTTACTCTGCGGGCGGTGTTTCTGATCAGAGTGCAATGCTGCCCTATGGGACATCGATTGCTGTACTGCCGTTGCTGAAAGCTGTGGAGTTGAAAAATTCTGAACTGACCCTGTGGATCAGGGCAGTGTTTAGTTCCGGGGAAAGTCTTGTTTACCCGGCAACAACCGGAATGAGGATGAACATGCATAAGACCGTTCCGGTTATTAATGAAAGTCCTGTTCCAACTTGGTCGCTTCCCCAGAAGGATATTCTAACCGGACGGACTATTCTTACAGCCTCATTGGGAATCTTTGTAGATAAAAAGGCTGTTGGCAGCATTTCTATTGATGTTCCCCTTGATACTCTCCTGCACGGCTATAACCATCTTGATGTATTTTCGCATAATATTGATTCCCTGCTGGTCCGTCTTGAACCAAACGGCAATGGAACTAGCGGAGTTGAAGTGGTGGCAAAAGAAGTGACTGCTTCCAGCCGCAAAAGTATGATGCATATGTGGGAACCCCCTTCCACTCAGATGCTTCTTTCTTCTACAGACGCAACCCTGTTCTCCAGATTCCGCAACTTTTTAGAGAACGGTAAGTCTGGTGTTCTGAGCATGCCTTATAATGGACGCGACAGTCTCTGGGCTTTTTCCGCCCCGGATAAGCGCGGCGTTTCCTTGGTTTTGATACTTCCCCACGATGATGTTGTTGCCCCGGCAGACAAGGCAAAATCTTATGTTCAACTTGCTATAAATGATCAGTTTCTTCGTACGGTAATTGTCCTGATTGCTGTTTTGTTGTTGGTCTCCATCCTCGCGTTCATGTTATCCAGGCGATTTACTGAAAATATTTTGATCCTTGCGCGGGGAGTCAAACGTATTGCCTCCGGTGATTTTTCTGCCCGTGTTGAAGTTGCCGGGGAGGATGAGGTGGGCGAACTGGCCCGTGATTTCAACTCAATGGCTCCGGCGCTTAGGGAGCATATTGAAATCAAGAGTGCTCTTGATGTGGCTATGGAGGTCCAGACTAATTTGCTCCCGCAATATCCGCCTCACATGAAAGGATACGATATTTATGGTGAAAGCAGGTATTGTGATGAATTAGGTGGTGACTACTTCGACTATATCCGGCCTGACCGGGATGGCGAGAACATCCGTTTTGCCATCGGTGATGTGAGTGGACATGGCGTTCCGGCGGCTATGCTTATGGGGTCTGTGCGAGGCTATTTGCGAGCACGGACACTCAGCGGCGGACAATTGGGCGAGATCATCACCGATGTGAACAGGCTTGTGGCGCAGGATACTTACAAGACAGGTCAATTCATGACCATGCTCATGGTCGAGCTTGATCCCGCTAAAAGTGAATTGCGCTGGGTCCGGGCTGGGCATGAACCGGCACTTATCTTCGATCCATCAAAGAATGATTTTACCCGCCTTGAGGGCGAGGGGATTGTTCTCGGGGCTTTTGATGATGTTGAATATTCCGATAATTGCTGTGCAGACCTTGAAGAGAGGCAGATTCTTGTTCTCGGTACTGACGGCATCTGGGAAGCATCCAATAAGGATGGAGAATTTTTCGGTAAGGAAAGGCTGTGGGATTTAATCAATTTGAAGAAAAATTCTTCAGCACAGTCTATTGTATCCGGTATTTTTGCTGCTGTTCAGGATTTTACCGGAAGAAGTAAGCAGGAAGATGATCTGACCGTGGTGGTCATAAAAAAAGAAAACAACACGCCAGAGGAGTTGTAA
- the cas1 gene encoding CRISPR-associated endonuclease Cas1, giving the protein MGAFEVRHRNKLCLIAKLAFCFCKISINLEGQAIRLASDDSSYLQTLPLKAVSHVVVVGRPRITMPTVIALSQKKVPTYFCRRNGLLQLSVGNNKGHWHLWTKQATAQCNDEFCLQMARETVSAKLHNCALLMRKSLKEHSDQVKTVYELRDRALVSNSVDEIRGLEGTGARLYFDSFIVSMPDWMCFIGRKKHPSPDPLNALLSYGYTLLHNHVSTALQVVGLNPQIGFMHAQYGRHHALASDMQEEFRFIVDSLVISLIHRREVRPEHFNSNFTDGSTPCLIKYELLKKITKHFEKRIMLPYSFTSLESAVCRSTIMRQVNFYKKAILKGNEYKSLRIRK; this is encoded by the coding sequence ATTGGGGCATTTGAAGTTCGACACAGAAACAAGCTTTGCTTAATTGCGAAGCTTGCTTTTTGTTTTTGTAAGATCAGTATTAATTTGGAAGGGCAGGCAATCCGCTTGGCTTCTGATGATTCATCCTATTTACAAACTTTGCCTCTGAAGGCTGTTTCCCATGTTGTAGTAGTCGGGAGGCCGCGTATAACAATGCCTACAGTTATCGCCCTTTCCCAGAAAAAAGTACCTACATACTTTTGCAGGCGTAACGGTTTGTTGCAGCTTTCAGTGGGAAACAATAAAGGGCATTGGCATTTATGGACTAAGCAGGCAACAGCGCAGTGCAATGACGAATTTTGTTTGCAGATGGCGCGTGAAACTGTTTCCGCGAAGCTGCATAATTGTGCTTTGTTGATGCGGAAAAGTCTGAAGGAGCATTCCGATCAAGTTAAAACGGTCTATGAATTGCGAGATAGGGCTTTGGTTTCAAATTCTGTGGATGAAATACGAGGGTTGGAAGGCACCGGCGCAAGGTTGTATTTTGATTCCTTCATTGTATCCATGCCGGATTGGATGTGTTTTATTGGTCGTAAAAAGCATCCGTCCCCTGATCCGTTGAATGCGCTTTTGTCATACGGGTATACCTTGCTTCATAACCATGTCTCTACCGCATTACAGGTTGTGGGGCTTAATCCGCAGATCGGTTTTATGCATGCGCAGTATGGCAGGCACCACGCCCTAGCTTCGGACATGCAGGAAGAATTCAGGTTTATTGTGGATTCGTTGGTAATTTCTTTGATTCATAGACGGGAAGTGCGACCAGAGCATTTTAATAGCAATTTTACAGATGGTTCGACGCCCTGCTTAATTAAATATGAGCTATTGAAAAAGATTACCAAACATTTTGAGAAACGGATCATGCTTCCGTACTCGTTTACATCGCTGGAGAGTGCTGTCTGCCGCAGCACAATAATGCGACAGGTAAATTTTTATAAAAAGGCTATCCTTAAAGGTAATGAGTATAAATCTTTGAGAATTAGAAAATAA
- a CDS encoding ABC transporter ATP-binding protein, with protein sequence MTALLEIRNIDKFYDEFHAVKNATFSLEEGEIGCLLGPSGCGKTTLLRAIAGFENIAAGSISIAGQVVAGPKNVPPEKRNIGMVFQDYALFPHLTVNENIGFGIQDLASDKKARRISELLKTVELDGAGTKYPHELSGGQQQRVALARALAPEPKLLLMDEPFSNLDVALRETLSTEIREILKSRSITALMVTHNQNEAFAMADKVGVLSCGSMQQWDTPHSIYHHPSNPVVAGFVGEGVFINATIVSGNTLKCALGELQSDIKSSLESGTQAKLLIRPEDVTHDDDSPYSAEIISKTFRGPNILYKLKLNNDEEILSLVPSHHQHAVGQRIGIYQEVEDLVLFPADSSLNEGQHCPV encoded by the coding sequence ATGACAGCTCTACTTGAAATAAGAAATATAGATAAATTTTACGACGAATTCCATGCGGTTAAAAACGCCACCTTCTCTCTTGAAGAGGGGGAGATAGGCTGCCTACTCGGTCCCAGCGGGTGTGGCAAAACCACTTTATTGAGAGCCATAGCGGGCTTTGAGAATATTGCAGCAGGATCAATATCCATAGCCGGGCAAGTGGTGGCTGGCCCAAAAAACGTTCCCCCGGAAAAACGAAACATCGGCATGGTATTTCAGGATTACGCCCTGTTTCCCCATCTTACCGTCAATGAAAATATCGGGTTCGGCATACAAGATTTGGCCTCAGACAAGAAAGCGAGACGAATTTCAGAACTTCTAAAAACAGTAGAACTAGACGGAGCAGGAACCAAATATCCTCATGAACTTTCAGGAGGCCAGCAACAGCGGGTCGCCCTTGCACGGGCCCTTGCACCGGAACCGAAGTTGCTTCTTATGGACGAACCTTTTTCCAATCTGGATGTAGCCCTGCGGGAAACCCTGTCCACTGAGATCAGGGAAATTTTAAAATCCCGTTCCATCACGGCATTGATGGTTACCCACAACCAGAATGAAGCCTTTGCCATGGCGGACAAGGTCGGCGTGCTTTCCTGCGGCAGCATGCAGCAATGGGATACTCCCCATTCCATCTACCATCACCCGAGCAATCCGGTGGTAGCCGGATTTGTGGGCGAAGGGGTATTTATTAATGCAACCATTGTCTCGGGCAACACCCTCAAATGTGCTTTGGGTGAGTTGCAATCAGATATCAAGTCGAGTCTTGAATCCGGCACACAGGCGAAGCTGCTCATTCGTCCCGAAGACGTTACTCATGATGACGACAGTCCTTACAGCGCAGAAATTATTTCCAAAACATTCCGTGGTCCGAACATTCTTTACAAGCTCAAGCTTAATAATGACGAAGAGATTCTTTCGCTGGTTCCCAGCCACCACCAACATGCCGTAGGGCAGCGCATCGGGATCTATCAGGAAGTGGAAGATCTAGTCCTTTTTCCCGCAGACAGCAGTTTGAATGAAGGGCAGCACTGTCCAGTGTAA
- a CDS encoding extracellular solute-binding protein encodes MKKLITLAITAIMVTAWSTAAFASEVVVYSARKEHLIKPLFDAYTAETGVKVKYITGKAGALLERIKAEGANTPADLFITVDAGNLWHAANEGVLAPVKSATLEKNVPAHLRDPENRWAGLSVRARTIVYNKDKVDPNELSTYEALGDAKWKGRLLLRTSKKVYNQSLVASFIAEKGEAETEEIVKSWVNNMPVAPFSSDTKTLEAVVAGVGDVAVVNTYYFGRLLKKNPDLPLAIFWPNQKTSGVHMNVSGAGVTAHAKHKEEALKLLEWLSSEKAQGKFASLNMEYPVNPEVKPDPVVAAWGEFKGNPMNVSKYGEYQAEAIKLMDRAGYK; translated from the coding sequence ATGAAAAAACTGATTACCCTTGCTATCACAGCAATTATGGTCACGGCATGGTCTACAGCAGCATTTGCTTCTGAAGTAGTTGTCTACTCTGCACGCAAAGAGCACCTCATCAAACCTCTTTTTGATGCCTACACTGCGGAAACCGGTGTTAAGGTGAAATACATCACTGGAAAGGCCGGAGCCCTGCTTGAACGCATCAAGGCTGAAGGCGCAAACACTCCGGCAGATCTTTTCATTACCGTTGACGCAGGTAACCTCTGGCACGCAGCCAACGAAGGCGTGCTGGCCCCGGTAAAATCCGCAACCCTTGAGAAGAACGTGCCCGCCCACCTGCGTGACCCGGAAAACCGTTGGGCCGGACTTTCCGTGCGTGCTCGCACAATCGTTTACAATAAAGACAAAGTTGATCCGAACGAACTCAGCACCTACGAAGCGCTCGGTGATGCCAAATGGAAAGGACGCCTCTTGCTCAGAACTTCCAAAAAGGTGTACAATCAGTCCCTCGTAGCATCCTTCATTGCGGAAAAAGGCGAAGCTGAAACCGAAGAGATCGTAAAGTCATGGGTTAACAATATGCCTGTTGCTCCTTTCTCCAGCGACACCAAAACCCTTGAAGCTGTTGTAGCCGGAGTGGGTGATGTAGCTGTGGTCAATACCTACTACTTCGGTCGGTTGCTCAAAAAGAACCCCGATCTGCCCCTCGCTATTTTCTGGCCCAACCAGAAAACCAGCGGTGTGCATATGAACGTTTCCGGTGCAGGAGTTACCGCCCATGCCAAGCATAAGGAAGAAGCCCTTAAACTGCTTGAGTGGCTTTCCTCTGAAAAAGCACAGGGCAAGTTCGCTTCCCTGAACATGGAATATCCCGTTAACCCAGAAGTTAAGCCCGATCCTGTTGTAGCCGCATGGGGAGAGTTCAAGGGCAATCCCATGAATGTCTCCAAGTACGGTGAATATCAGGCTGAAGCAATCAAGCTTATGGATCGCGCCGGATACAAATAA
- a CDS encoding site-specific integrase, whose amino-acid sequence MNKARTTTEWKKVNSTRGVRYYEHATRKYKGNPDRYYSVRWYRQGTTLEEGIGWSSEGWKVAEIADIRHKLQQNYKSGEGPTTFAALKEQHAQKKAEAKANEAKEQIKEITFREFFEQYYTPWKRDRKKRKTWTDDVKRADKRIHPFLGDFPLSAITPDLLQEFMDSLYDDELADATVLHHMAIIRSVYNRAAATIVKDVVVFSGQSPLEQIDLPQIGNQNQRERFLTKEEAKLIISTTLKKVELAERNLWRQSWQDLHDAIQLSLHTGMRLGEIQRVEWHDVNFYGKSLTVRLISNGQKPGGTIPLNSVALDVLMRRKEESTDALIFPPLSGGKKKENLSKQFKVVVDELELNKFATAKSQRIVFHSLRHTFASWLAIVGVDIYRIKTLMRHKTINMTMRYAHLSPDFSQGAVELLTED is encoded by the coding sequence ATGAACAAAGCGCGTACCACGACAGAATGGAAGAAAGTAAACAGCACTAGAGGCGTTCGTTACTATGAGCATGCTACTCGAAAATATAAAGGTAATCCAGATAGATATTACTCCGTCCGCTGGTATCGCCAAGGCACAACCTTAGAAGAAGGAATCGGCTGGTCTTCAGAAGGATGGAAGGTTGCCGAGATAGCCGACATCAGACACAAGCTCCAACAGAATTACAAGTCTGGGGAAGGCCCCACCACATTTGCTGCGCTCAAAGAACAGCACGCCCAAAAGAAAGCTGAAGCTAAAGCGAACGAAGCCAAAGAGCAGATCAAAGAAATCACCTTCCGAGAGTTCTTTGAACAATACTATACCCCTTGGAAGCGCGACCGCAAAAAAAGAAAGACATGGACGGACGATGTAAAAAGGGCCGACAAACGCATCCATCCATTCCTTGGAGATTTTCCCCTCTCAGCCATTACTCCGGATCTCCTTCAGGAGTTCATGGACTCCCTTTACGATGACGAGCTGGCCGATGCGACAGTACTCCATCACATGGCCATCATTCGATCTGTATACAACCGCGCGGCCGCAACCATAGTTAAAGACGTCGTAGTCTTCTCAGGCCAATCCCCTCTTGAGCAAATAGACCTACCCCAAATCGGCAATCAGAATCAAAGAGAACGTTTCCTCACCAAGGAAGAAGCGAAGCTGATAATTTCCACGACATTAAAGAAAGTAGAATTAGCTGAGAGAAATCTATGGCGACAAAGCTGGCAGGATCTGCATGACGCAATTCAATTATCCCTGCATACAGGAATGAGGCTTGGCGAAATCCAGCGTGTAGAATGGCACGATGTGAATTTTTATGGGAAATCGCTAACAGTGAGACTCATCAGCAACGGACAAAAGCCGGGAGGGACTATCCCTCTCAATTCAGTAGCTCTTGATGTGCTCATGCGCCGGAAGGAAGAATCTACCGATGCGCTGATCTTCCCTCCCCTTTCCGGGGGCAAGAAGAAAGAAAACCTTTCAAAACAATTCAAGGTCGTTGTAGACGAATTAGAGTTAAATAAATTTGCTACAGCCAAAAGTCAGCGAATAGTATTCCACAGCCTGCGCCACACTTTCGCATCATGGCTGGCAATTGTCGGCGTTGATATTTACCGGATCAAGACCCTCATGCGGCATAAGACTATTAATATGACCATGCGGTATGCTCATTTGAGCCCTGATTTTTCTCAGGGGGCTGTGGAGTTGTTGACTGAGGATTAA
- a CDS encoding CRISPR system precrRNA processing endoribonuclease RAMP protein Cas6 — MHIPVRQFRFSFILTRAVECPVYHGNAVRGLILAALFGEYADPKDNAHNLPVGMVPVVCEFGRIKMLAGEVYTFGINCMGDNADVLAGRMAVLAERFTEIGQRSLDYWGDSPPIFGGNFIDFKMNELSVALACNGSGELQLGIQSGAVTLQFVSPLKMRSPDEYSERFPLQGNRCFVAKHFFKQLWSNVNKVSPLGPFDEMPALDGVEVTHKYFVKVETPIWSNHKASGNKHKRKQLQGMLGDVAFANVPEEWRVLLWYGQFIHVGGNKAYGCGDYVLHGAENPVFELRPDILGSTV; from the coding sequence ATGCATATCCCCGTTCGCCAGTTTCGTTTTTCCTTTATCTTAACCCGTGCGGTAGAATGCCCCGTTTATCACGGTAATGCTGTGCGTGGGCTTATTCTTGCTGCTTTGTTTGGGGAGTATGCTGACCCTAAGGATAATGCGCATAATTTACCTGTTGGAATGGTTCCTGTTGTCTGCGAGTTCGGCCGTATTAAAATGTTGGCGGGCGAGGTTTATACTTTCGGTATTAATTGCATGGGCGATAATGCTGATGTGCTGGCAGGGCGCATGGCTGTGTTGGCAGAAAGATTTACTGAGATAGGGCAACGCAGTCTTGATTACTGGGGAGATAGTCCGCCTATATTCGGTGGAAATTTTATTGATTTCAAGATGAATGAATTGTCCGTTGCACTGGCTTGTAATGGCTCTGGGGAATTGCAGCTTGGAATACAGAGCGGGGCCGTTACACTTCAGTTTGTGTCTCCTTTAAAAATGCGCAGCCCTGATGAATACAGTGAGCGGTTTCCTTTGCAGGGGAATCGCTGTTTTGTTGCAAAGCATTTTTTTAAGCAGCTTTGGAGTAATGTTAATAAGGTTTCGCCGCTCGGGCCTTTCGATGAAATGCCCGCGTTGGACGGGGTTGAAGTTACGCACAAGTATTTTGTGAAGGTTGAAACCCCTATCTGGAGTAATCATAAAGCTTCAGGCAATAAGCATAAGCGAAAACAGCTTCAAGGAATGCTGGGAGATGTCGCCTTTGCTAATGTGCCGGAAGAATGGCGTGTTCTGCTTTGGTACGGGCAGTTTATCCATGTGGGTGGTAATAAGGCATACGGCTGCGGGGACTATGTATTACATGGTGCTGAAAATCCGGTGTTTGAATTGCGTCCTGATATTTTAGGGAGTACAGTTTAG
- a CDS encoding CRISPR system precrRNA processing endoribonuclease RAMP protein Cas6, which yields MKLDSNAMHIESYSPVLGTEMRRFRLHFKSPAGWPFSVREADGNYSLLVSRVRSRLGLLLKKRSCYAFGYADFRNRVCADCPEGTGCLYPRFFMPTFEIRGKVNDISPPFVFQLAENGPEQKGKQPCRLDLNIFGNGVELVRFIVPALCEVLDELYFPEVGSAWWKQNGLEPRLPFEFAGVEIIRPSGECAPLDYEAGASIEVYTAGGLVGMEPDGKYDIEIRFNTPLQIRGGDSSSSTTFHELVSRSVNRLRSINRWYHTGSMGRFSSEFWKMAENIRSAPKLHSVQAGRYSERQGVGIDLSGMAGLVRCYGVPGEYLPILYGGSLIHIGSKTSHGLGNFSVHCLK from the coding sequence ATGAAATTAGACTCAAACGCTATGCACATAGAATCTTATAGTCCGGTACTAGGCACGGAGATGCGCCGTTTTCGGTTGCATTTTAAAAGTCCGGCTGGCTGGCCTTTTTCCGTGCGCGAGGCGGACGGCAATTATTCATTGCTGGTCAGCCGGGTACGTTCTCGGCTGGGGCTACTGCTGAAGAAGCGTTCCTGCTATGCGTTTGGTTATGCTGATTTTCGCAACCGGGTTTGTGCGGATTGCCCGGAGGGAACGGGGTGTCTTTATCCCCGTTTTTTTATGCCTACCTTTGAGATTCGGGGCAAAGTGAATGATATTTCGCCTCCCTTTGTTTTTCAGTTGGCAGAGAACGGCCCGGAGCAAAAGGGAAAACAGCCGTGCAGGCTGGACTTGAATATTTTCGGCAATGGGGTGGAGCTGGTGCGGTTCATTGTGCCGGCTTTGTGCGAGGTGCTGGATGAGCTTTATTTTCCTGAAGTCGGTTCCGCATGGTGGAAGCAAAATGGACTTGAGCCGCGTTTGCCTTTTGAGTTCGCAGGTGTGGAAATAATCCGGCCTTCCGGGGAGTGCGCCCCGCTGGATTATGAGGCCGGGGCTTCCATTGAGGTCTATACTGCCGGAGGCTTGGTCGGAATGGAGCCTGATGGAAAATATGATATTGAGATCCGCTTTAATACGCCGCTCCAGATCAGAGGTGGGGATAGTTCTAGCAGTACGACTTTTCATGAGCTTGTCAGCCGCTCGGTTAATCGGTTGCGGAGCATCAACCGTTGGTATCATACCGGATCAATGGGCCGTTTCTCCTCTGAGTTCTGGAAAATGGCCGAGAACATTCGCTCCGCTCCAAAGCTGCACTCTGTGCAGGCCGGACGCTATTCCGAAAGGCAGGGCGTTGGAATCGATCTTTCTGGCATGGCCGGGCTGGTGCGCTGCTATGGAGTGCCGGGGGAATACCTGCCGATACTTTACGGCGGCAGCCTGATCCACATAGGCAGTAAAACCTCTCACGGCTTAGGTAATTTTTCCGTGCATTGCTTGAAATAA